The following is a genomic window from Alphaproteobacteria bacterium LSUCC0396.
GCCAGTTAAACATTAAAGTGACGTGATACGCGATTACTAAAATGCCGGGTTAGATGTCCGGCTAACTCTAACTCAAGGATCGCCGCCCACACCACCGCCGGCGGTTGCTCGCACCAGGTAATCAGATCGTCAATTTCAACCGGATCACCGCCAAGAGCATTCAAAATAGCGTCACGACATTTTGCAACATCATCGTCAGTGACTGGCACCTGCGGAATATTTGTCCAAACAGGTTTCGCTGGCGGTGTTTCAACATTGCCAAGTGCCGAGATCGCCTCGATGATATCGGATACGCTTTGCACCAAGGTCGCGCCATCGCGGATAAGCTGATTACAGCCATTAGCGCGCGGATCTAGCGGCGAGCCGGGAATTGCCATGACCTCGCCGCCGCGTTCGCCCGCCTCACGTGCGGTAATCAATGATCCTGAACGGGTTGCAGCCTCAATCACGACAACGCCCATCGCTAGGCTGGCGATAATCCGATTGCGTGCCGGTAAATGGCGCGGCGTTGGCGCCGTGCTGGGTCGCATTTTGGCCAGCAGTAACCCCTCATTGACGACCTGCGTAAAAAGGGCGCGGTTTTCCGGTGGGTAAATGATGTCAATGCCGCCAGCGATAACATCAATTGTTCCGGTTGGCATGGCACCGCAGTGAACGGCAGCATCAATTCCGCGCGCCATTCCAGACACGACCACAAAACCAGCGTCGCCAAGTTCGCGCAGCAGTGACTCGGCATGGCGTATCGCATTGATTGAGGCATTTCGGGCACCAATGAGGGCAATAATAGGCTGTTGCAGTAAATGCAGATTGCCGCGCGTTGATAAAATGACTGGCGCATCATCAAATTGTGCCAAACGTGCAGGGTAAACCTCGTTATCACGACAAATCAATGTGGCATCAGCCGCGGTATTGGCGGCGATCTTTGCCTTGGCATTAGCAAGGCTGGCAGCCGATAATTTGCGCCCACCGCGCACCGTAAGTTCTGGGATGGCGGCCACTGCGTTGACCGCACTGCCATGGCGCTGGATCAATAGGCTAAAGGTAATGGGGCCAATATGGCGCGTCCGAATTAAACGTATTCGCGCGAGTTTTTCATTTTCATCCATTAAAGGACTTTAAGGCTACCACTCTAACATAGTGTTAACGGGTTGAGCTCTGCTGTCTCACGGGCAGTTTTATTAGAGTTTGGTGCCGATTTTGGTCTCGCATCCCGTCAAGAGGCGGCCGATATTGGCATGATGACGGCTCCAAACAAGGCCGCCAAGCAGCAAAATGGCAATTTTCGTCGT
Proteins encoded in this region:
- the dprA gene encoding DNA-processing protein DprA — encoded protein: MDENEKLARIRLIRTRHIGPITFSLLIQRHGSAVNAVAAIPELTVRGGRKLSAASLANAKAKIAANTAADATLICRDNEVYPARLAQFDDAPVILSTRGNLHLLQQPIIALIGARNASINAIRHAESLLRELGDAGFVVVSGMARGIDAAVHCGAMPTGTIDVIAGGIDIIYPPENRALFTQVVNEGLLLAKMRPSTAPTPRHLPARNRIIASLAMGVVVIEAATRSGSLITAREAGERGGEVMAIPGSPLDPRANGCNQLIRDGATLVQSVSDIIEAISALGNVETPPAKPVWTNIPQVPVTDDDVAKCRDAILNALGGDPVEIDDLITWCEQPPAVVWAAILELELAGHLTRHFSNRVSRHFNV